CATCGATATGGATTCTGAGACAATTGAAATGAGCAGCCAGAGCGTTGATGTGCATGCTGAGGTGGAAGAGTGAGCAATTTTTTGACTTCTATGCAAAACCGGCGTACCAGGGCTTTTCTGTAGTCGCAATCAGGACGAACCTCTTCACTTTGAGGTGCGATTTCCGGTCGTATCTCTCCTTGACCTGTTGAATTGTTAAAGATGTGTTAGAATTTGTTATTTTACTTGACGAAATACGTTAAATGATGTACGATAATGATGTAAAGAAAAGATGGGAGTGAGACGTGGCAGAGGTTTTCATAGCGCTGTTTGCTATGAAGTCATGTGAAAGGAAATAGAGTATGCAGTTTGACCAGGAAGATCGGACTACCGTTGCTCCTCAGCAGGCAACGGGGGGCGGACAAGACGAACAATCTCATCAAAATGATGCAGAGATGACAGCTGAGTTGAAGACGGCGCTTGTGGCAGAGCAGGCCAAATCAGAAGAATACCTGGATATGCTGCGGCGCACGCAGGCAGATTTCATTAACTATAAGCGGCGCACAGGCCAGGAACAAAATGAATCGCGCATCGTTGCTCAGGCAGCCGTTCTGTCTCAAATTCTTCCCATATTGGATGATCTTGGAAGGGCGTTACAGGCGGCTCCGCCGGAGCTCCGGGATAATTCCTGGGTGCAGGGCATCCTTCTCGTTGCCAAGCGACTGATGAGCGTGCTTGAGCAAATGGGCGTGCGGCAAATCGGTCAACCCGGCGAGAAATTCGATCCGCGCTGGCATGAAGCAGTATCGCGAGAGGCACGTTCGGATGTACCGGAAGGAACTATTCTGCAAGTGTTCCGACCAGGTTATGTACTGGGAGATCGTGTTATTCGCCCGGCACAGGTTGCCGTTGCCGGTTCTGTCTAAACCATTCAAGATCATCTCCGAACGGGAATATTACAGAGACCTCTCTGGTTATCATTAACAGAAAACGTTAGTTCATCTAACATAAAATGTGAAATAGGAAAATATAGGGGTTTTGATCTGGGGCCAGGGTGAGAAGGATGCGGAAGAGAAAAGCGTTCGTTCACCGGTGGTTCCCAGTAGCTCTTATATCAAGGAGGCGAAACATATATGGCCAAAGTAATTGGCATAGACCTGGGAACAACGAACTCAGTTGTGGCGGTCATGGAGGCAGGTGAGCCTACCGTCCTCGAGAACAGCGAGGGATCGCGTCTCACTCCTTCTGTCGTAGCCATGACCAAGGGCGGTGAGCGACTGGTAGGGCAGGTGGCGAAGCGGCAAGCGGTTACCAACCCTGAGAACACCATTTATTCGATCAAGCGCCTGATGGGTCGGAAATTCGATGATCCTGAGGTACAGCGCACGATGAAAAGCGTGCCTTACAAGATCACTCGTGCCTCGAATGGCGATGCGCGGGTCATCATGGGAGGGCGCGAGTATAGCCCGCCAGAAATTTCAGCGATGATCCTGCAAAAGCTGAAGACCGACGCAGAGGCCAAACTTGGCGAGCGCATTACCCAGGCAGTGATTACCGTTCCTGCCTACTTTAATGATACGCAGCGGCAGGCGACCAAAGATGCAGGAAAGATTGCCGGATTGGAAGTGTTGCGTATCATCAACGAGCCAACGGCCGCTTCCCTGGCATACGGATTGGATAAGAAAAAGGATGAGACTATCGCCGTCTATGACCTTGGTGGTGGTACGTTCGATATCTCCATCTTGCAGTTAGGCGAAGGCGTCTTTGAAGTCAAGGCGACCAATGGCGATACGCACCTTGGTGGCGATGATTTCGATCAGCGTATTATCGACTGGATGGCCGACGAGTTCCGCAAAGAACAGGGGATTGACCTGCGCAACGACCGCATGGCGTTGCAGCGCTTGAAGGAAGCTGCTGAAAGGGCCAAGATCGAGCTTTCTTCTTCGATGCAAACAGAGATCAACCTGCCGTTCATTACGGCTGATGCCAGCGGTCCCAAGCACCTGCTGCTGACCCTGACCCGTTCGAAGCTGGAGCAGCTGGTGGGTGACCTGATCGAGCGCACGCGTGGCCCGGTCATGAAGGCCCTGGAGGATGCAGGCATTCGTGCATCCGATGTCAACGAAGTGGTGCTGGTAGGCGGACAGACCCGCATGCCCGCCGTCGTAGACCTGGTGCGCAAGATCTTCGGCAAGGAGCCGCATAAGGGCGTCAATCCTGATGAGGTCGTGGCTATCGGCGCGGCTATTCAAGCCGGTGTGCTGAAAGGCGAGGTCAAAGACGTACTGCTGCTCGATGTCACTCCGCTGTCCCTGGGTGTTGAGACCCTCGGTGGTGTAATGACCAAACTGATCGAGCGCAACACGACCATCCCAACCCGTAAGAGCGAGGTCTTCAGCACGGCGGAAGACAACCAGCCGGCGGTGGAGATACATGTCTTGCAGGGCGAGCGCGAACTAGCACGCGACAACAAGAGCCTTGGTCATTTCCGCCTGGAGGGTATTGCGCCTGCGCCGCGTGGCGTTCCTCAGATTGAGGTAACATTCGATATCGATGCCAATGGTATCCTCAATGTCACGGCGCGCGATAAGGCGACCGGGCGCGAGCAGAAGATCACCATCACAGCTTCCAGCGGTCTCACGAAAGAGGAGATCGATCGCATGGTGCGCGATGCTGAGATGCATGCTCAGGAAGACCGCCAGCGCAAGGAAGAGATCGAGCTGCGCAACCGCGCCGACAGCATGGCATACCAGTCTGAGCGCACACTGAACGATCTGGGCGATAAGGTTTCTCCCAGCGCCCGCAGCGAGGCTCAGGACAAGATCAACGCCGTTCGCGATGCTCTGAAGAGCAACGACATGCCGCGCGTTCGCACCGCAATGGAAGACCTGGAGCGCACGATGCAGCGTATCGGCACAGACATCTACAGCCAGGCAGGAGCCGGAGCCGGCACGAATCCGGGACCGCAAGGCCCAGACGATAGCGGCACCGTTGAAGGCGAGTACCGCGAGGTCTAAGTTGCTAATGCATGTACCAACTATCGGTTACAGAGCCAACGACCCTGTAACCGATAGTTGGTATATGCATTACGAAATTAATCTCGTTCGCCATTATCTTATTTTATTGAACTCGATAATAGCAGATCATTTTTAGGGAGGAGCGCGTATGGCCGTTGATTATAAAGATTATTACAAAATATTGGGCGTCAAAAAGGATGCAACCGAAAAGGAAATCCGGCAGGCCTATCGCAAGCTGGCGCGCAAATACCATCCTGATGTAAACCCCGGTGATAAAGCGGCAGAAGAGAAATTTAAGGAAATCAACGAGGCGAACGAGGTCCTTTCCGATCCAGAGAAGCGCAAGAAGTATGATGAGATAAGCAATTACTACCAGCAATATGGGCGTATGCCTGGCGCCGGTGGCTTCCCAGGAGCGGAGGGTGGAGGCACGTACCAGTATCGTACCATGAACGAAGAGGATCTGAATGATCTTTTCGGCGGACAGTCACCTTTCTCTGACTTCTTTGAGCAACTCTTTGGAGGCGGAGGTTTTGCTAGAGGTGGTGTGGGAGGTCGCACAGGCACGGCAGGACGCGCTCAGCAGCGCGCAACGGTAGGGCGCGATGTGGAGTCGCAGGTAGAGGTGACGCTGGCAGAAGCCTATAACGGTGTGACGCGCGTGTTCGAACTGACGCAGTCTGATGGCACGAGCAAGCGCATAGAAGTGAAGATTCCGGCTGGCGTGGATACCGGTTCGCGTATCCGTATCGCCGGCCAGGGAACTCAAGGCACTGCCGGGCGAGGAGATCTCTACCTGGTTATGGAAGTGCTGCCAGATCCACATTTCACCCGTGAAGGCACAACCTTGCGCACGCGGGTCGAGGTACCCCTGGCAGTGGCAATGCTGGGCGGCGAGGCTCCGGTCGAACTTCCCGATGGCAAGCGGTTGATGCTGCGTATTCCAGAAGGAACGCAGAATGGCAAGTCGATCCGTATCCGTGGGAAAGGTATGCCGCATTTGGGGCAACCCGATAATCGTGGCGACCTCTACACGGAAGTGGCGGTGGTTCTGCCCACGCATTTGAATGCCGAGCAGCGCAAGCTCTTTGAGGCGTTTGCCCGCGCAACCGGCTATAGCGAGCGGGCGACCGTTTAGGTAGAGAGTAAGGAGAGAGGTAGCTATGAACGAACATCGATATACCCGTATTGTGATACAGGCGGCTCGACCCACGACTCTCTACACTGAAGAGGAGACTGCCAGGTATGCCCACCTGGAGATTCAAGTAATCCGTCGCCTGCAAGCTGTTGGCCTGGTCGAAGGTATCCTGACCGTCGAAGGCGAGCGCCGCTACAGCGAAGAGGATGTGCAGCGCCTGCGCCGCATCCGGCGTCTCCGCCGCGACCTCGGCGTCAACCTGGCAGGAGCCGAAGTGATTCTGGAGTTGAGCAGGCGGCTGGAGGAGTTGCAGCGGGAGCTCGAGGAGTATAGAAGAAAGTGAGTTGTCTAGCAACCTACACTTCAATCTAACCTTTGGGCTTCGCCGGCAATGGTCTGCCCGGCAACCACCAGTTCCAGCGTCCCAGCAGGCGCATGGTAGCCGGAACGAGCAGCATGCGGATAATGGCTGCATCGACCACGACGGCCACCGTCATACCCACGCCCATCTCTTTGATCAGCAGGATGGAGGTGAAAATGAACGCGCCTGCGACGATGACGAAGAGCAGCGCGGCATTCGTAATCACACCCCCGGTCTTTTCCAGGCCACGCGCTACCGCCTGGCGATTATCATGCGTGCGCAGCCATTCTTCGTAGACACGGCTCAGCAAAAAGACTTCGTAGTCCATTGAGAGGCCGAAGAGAATGCAGAATAGCAGGATAGGGATGGTGCTGTCCAGGGAGCCTTCAGACGTGAAGTTCAGAACGTTGCTGAAGTTGCCCCACTGGAAAATGAAGACCAGTACTCCGTAGCAGGCGCTCAAAGAGAGCACATTCATCAAAATGGCCTTGAGCGGCAGCAATAGTGAGCGGAACATCAACATCAGCAGGATATAGGTGCTGGCCAGGATGAACAGGATAGCGCGAGGGAAGTTACC
The sequence above is a segment of the Ktedonobacteraceae bacterium genome. Coding sequences within it:
- a CDS encoding nucleotide exchange factor GrpE, encoding MQFDQEDRTTVAPQQATGGGQDEQSHQNDAEMTAELKTALVAEQAKSEEYLDMLRRTQADFINYKRRTGQEQNESRIVAQAAVLSQILPILDDLGRALQAAPPELRDNSWVQGILLVAKRLMSVLEQMGVRQIGQPGEKFDPRWHEAVSREARSDVPEGTILQVFRPGYVLGDRVIRPAQVAVAGSV
- the dnaK gene encoding molecular chaperone DnaK; amino-acid sequence: MAKVIGIDLGTTNSVVAVMEAGEPTVLENSEGSRLTPSVVAMTKGGERLVGQVAKRQAVTNPENTIYSIKRLMGRKFDDPEVQRTMKSVPYKITRASNGDARVIMGGREYSPPEISAMILQKLKTDAEAKLGERITQAVITVPAYFNDTQRQATKDAGKIAGLEVLRIINEPTAASLAYGLDKKKDETIAVYDLGGGTFDISILQLGEGVFEVKATNGDTHLGGDDFDQRIIDWMADEFRKEQGIDLRNDRMALQRLKEAAERAKIELSSSMQTEINLPFITADASGPKHLLLTLTRSKLEQLVGDLIERTRGPVMKALEDAGIRASDVNEVVLVGGQTRMPAVVDLVRKIFGKEPHKGVNPDEVVAIGAAIQAGVLKGEVKDVLLLDVTPLSLGVETLGGVMTKLIERNTTIPTRKSEVFSTAEDNQPAVEIHVLQGERELARDNKSLGHFRLEGIAPAPRGVPQIEVTFDIDANGILNVTARDKATGREQKITITASSGLTKEEIDRMVRDAEMHAQEDRQRKEEIELRNRADSMAYQSERTLNDLGDKVSPSARSEAQDKINAVRDALKSNDMPRVRTAMEDLERTMQRIGTDIYSQAGAGAGTNPGPQGPDDSGTVEGEYREV
- a CDS encoding J domain-containing protein, encoding MAVDYKDYYKILGVKKDATEKEIRQAYRKLARKYHPDVNPGDKAAEEKFKEINEANEVLSDPEKRKKYDEISNYYQQYGRMPGAGGFPGAEGGGTYQYRTMNEEDLNDLFGGQSPFSDFFEQLFGGGGFARGGVGGRTGTAGRAQQRATVGRDVESQVEVTLAEAYNGVTRVFELTQSDGTSKRIEVKIPAGVDTGSRIRIAGQGTQGTAGRGDLYLVMEVLPDPHFTREGTTLRTRVEVPLAVAMLGGEAPVELPDGKRLMLRIPEGTQNGKSIRIRGKGMPHLGQPDNRGDLYTEVAVVLPTHLNAEQRKLFEAFARATGYSERATV
- a CDS encoding chaperone modulator CbpM, yielding MNEHRYTRIVIQAARPTTLYTEEETARYAHLEIQVIRRLQAVGLVEGILTVEGERRYSEEDVQRLRRIRRLRRDLGVNLAGAEVILELSRRLEELQRELEEYRRK